In the Calonectris borealis chromosome 11, bCalBor7.hap1.2, whole genome shotgun sequence genome, one interval contains:
- the PEX11A gene encoding peroxisomal membrane protein 11A: MEGFVDFTNRSQGRDQLFRATQYTCMLLSYLIEHKADKEKLVMKLKQLESSMSSGRKMFRLGNMVHALVAARRTTQLPDVVPRFCLTASNLTRALYFVCDAVLWLKSVGLQPDVDKPKWRNWATKCYYFSLLMNLARDWYEISWRLEQAVQEEKTKENSFWDKHNQELNGVKCDGLHGFLLLLFQILKRHPPLLLDLVKNLCDLSGPLDTLGIYKTNPGVIGFCGILSSLVGILTLASPHLKLKQ; the protein is encoded by the exons atggaGGGCTTCGTGGACTTCACCAACCGCAGCCAGGGCCGCGACCAGCTCTTCCG AGCCACTCAGTACACATGCATGTTGCTTAGCTATTTAATAGAGCATAAGGCTGATAAAGAGAAGCTGGTAATGAAACTCAAGCAGTTGGAATCTAGCATGAGCTCTGGCCGGAAAA TGTTCAGACTGGGCAACATGGTACACGCCTTGGTAGCAGCCAGGAGAACTACACAGCTGCCAGATGTGGTTCCTCGCTTCTGCCTTACAGCCTCCAACCTGACCCGTGCGCTGTACTTCGTCTGCGATGCGGTCCTGTGGTTGAAGAGCGTTGGGCTCCAACCTGACGTCGATAAGCCGAAGTGGCGGAATTGGGCTACCAAGTGTTACTACTTTTCACTCCTGATGAATCTAGCCAGGGACTGGTATGAGATCTCCTGGAGGCTGGAACAAGCTGtacaggaagaaaagacaaaggaGAATTCCTTCTGGGACAAACACAATCAGGAACTAAACGGTGTGAAATGTGATGGTTTGCACGGTTTTCTCCTCCTGCTGTTTCAAATACTGAAGAGACATCCTCCTTTGCTGCTGGACTTGGTGAAGAATCTCTGTGATCTCTCAGGTCCTTTGGATACGCTAGGGATCTACAAGACCAACCCAGGAGTGATTGGTTTCTGTGGCATCCTCTCCTCCCTGGTGGGGATCCTCACATTAGCAAGCCCACATCTGAAGCTGAAACAGTGA